A DNA window from Anaerolineales bacterium contains the following coding sequences:
- a CDS encoding YtxH domain-containing protein yields MTRFFSFVAGSVLGAAVGAALALLYTPYSGEELRELAREAAYARREQLEARMRELQDSRRRSAPPEEEV; encoded by the coding sequence ATGACGCGCTTTTTCTCGTTTGTCGCCGGGTCGGTTCTGGGTGCGGCCGTCGGCGCGGCTTTGGCGCTGCTGTATACCCCCTACTCCGGAGAGGAGTTGCGTGAACTCGCCCGCGAGGCGGCGTATGCCCGGCGCGAGCAGTTGGAGGCGCGCATGCGCGAACTGCAGGATTCGCGCAGGCGGTCCGCGCCGCCGGAAGAGGAAGTGTAA
- a CDS encoding flippase-like domain-containing protein codes for MDKLRNRLLIGLGLGVLVAAALALWSDLSKLEKLLSDFPWGFFVLALGCTLFNYILRFVKWHYYIRRIGARNLPPADSARLFVAGFPLAVTPGKVGEALKALWLSEWSGIPFSRGLPVVLAERFSDGLAVLILSAFGIFSVPSLGPAFLAVLAGSLAVIALSQIRPLARAILDRMERLPVVGKRIHPLREFYEAGYLLLQPGPLLFAVGIGTLSWLGEGVGFFLILIGLGLPASGATFASAVFSLAVSTLAGSLSALPGGLGAAEASITALLLLTATADHAEAGAATLLIRLATLWFGVALGLAAWSITPRLWKRTTNDGRQAMADDLTQNDSGGRGQPV; via the coding sequence ATGGATAAATTGCGCAACCGGCTTCTGATCGGCCTCGGTTTGGGCGTCCTCGTTGCGGCGGCCCTGGCGCTCTGGTCCGACCTTTCCAAACTGGAAAAACTCCTCTCGGATTTTCCCTGGGGATTTTTCGTGCTGGCGCTGGGCTGCACGCTGTTCAACTATATTCTGCGGTTCGTCAAATGGCACTATTACATCCGCCGGATCGGCGCCCGGAATCTGCCGCCCGCCGACAGCGCCCGGCTGTTCGTCGCCGGTTTTCCGCTGGCGGTGACTCCTGGCAAGGTCGGCGAAGCGCTTAAGGCGCTGTGGCTTTCCGAATGGAGCGGCATTCCCTTCTCGCGCGGATTGCCGGTCGTGCTGGCGGAGCGCTTCAGCGACGGCCTGGCGGTGCTGATCCTCTCCGCCTTCGGGATCTTCAGCGTTCCCTCCCTGGGACCGGCCTTCCTGGCGGTCTTGGCCGGATCGCTGGCGGTGATCGCGCTTTCGCAGATTAGACCGCTGGCGCGCGCCATACTCGATCGGATGGAGCGGCTCCCGGTCGTCGGCAAGCGGATTCATCCGTTGCGAGAGTTTTACGAGGCCGGCTATCTACTCCTCCAGCCCGGCCCCTTGCTCTTCGCGGTCGGCATCGGGACTCTGTCCTGGCTCGGGGAAGGTGTCGGCTTTTTTCTGATTCTAATCGGATTGGGGCTTCCGGCGTCTGGCGCCACGTTCGCCAGCGCGGTTTTCTCGCTGGCCGTTTCCACGTTGGCCGGATCCCTGTCCGCGCTTCCCGGCGGGCTGGGCGCGGCGGAAGCCAGCATCACCGCCCTGCTGCTCTTGACCGCGACGGCGGATCACGCCGAGGCCGGCGCGGCCACCCTGCTGATCCGCCTCGCGACTCTGTGGTTTGGGGTTGCTCTGGGATTGGCCGCCTGGTCGATCACGCCGCGTTTGTGGAAGCGGACAACGAACGACGGACGGCAGGCTATGGCGGACGACCTCACACAAAACGACTCCGGCGGCCGCGGCCAGCCAGTTTAA